The Triplophysa rosa linkage group LG3, Trosa_1v2, whole genome shotgun sequence genome has a segment encoding these proteins:
- the accs gene encoding 1-aminocyclopropane-1-carboxylate synthase-like protein 1 — translation MHLIHVYGKKYERGSNWSEPEVLELLQIWSDVTVQTELVTCLRNQHVFNRIANTLRQKGINRTGDQCREKIKKLKLEYKQKTLRSTRYYELMERAQSNRSAASSGTFPVWGGPVTSQVIGVQDAAVGSEVAGNPPRAGEILEIKTEVLSSDDEAAGPPEMLYEFGPVDDDDEGNVDNKHAGPNVQEQTELDGEQGNTHMVCSPSDFSDQNMTGSSGAGVSPATAPMAIRDGDSHGDQAGHRASGSFLQRKRRRVGRGSDGVLTNALAGYLSWQQTAEERFLALEEARLRQEARADERREQQEERRAKQEREHEFRLMSMLTRVLGSTETTEDDQKPTTSVAPVTNPLVSPSSLQTLFPQASFDSAKAPATPSMLLGDQTPQCSPYLSRRGNNMRMQQGILQEGYVQYHANRHDENTNPNGIINMGTSENKLCFDLLQKRLTQPDMLHIEPAFLQYSDWKGHSFLREEVAKFLSDYSCSPNPLKAENVVVLNGCGSAFSALAAVLCDPEDSILIASPFYGIITEDVGLYSSVKLRHVPLDSQSTGNDVRPFQLTVEKLENSLKEANQEGLNVKALILLNPHNPLGELYSSDEMTSFLNFAKTHQLHVIVDEIYMLSVFSETDAFHSVLSFNGLPDPRRTHVLWGVSKDFAMAGVRVGVVYTENRDVVQALDQLGCFHGVPGPTQYQMAQLLRDRDWLNKEFLPENRRRLREAHSYLTEELKQLRIPFLNRNAGFFIWADLSKYLRERTFEEELSVWRRFIKHKVLLSCGQSFNCVSPGWFRIVFSDQQHKLKLGIQRIRKALEELQGSTLSEVKGCKQDDISGSVRREDTENINHDTSVESSRTQSQQPFDISCIKSEPVSLADEEFVFLNGESADGSESLGSLIGTLRQQIHGSDWLEKNKPELAAGEDPARLDVFIDLLNRARK, via the exons ATGCATTTAATACACGTCTACGGCAAAAAGTATGAACGCGGCAGCAACTGGTCCGAACCAGAAGTGCTTGAACTTTTGCAAATCTGGTCAGACGTGACGGTCCAAACCGAGCTGGTGACATGTCTCCGAAACCAGCATGTTTTCAACCGGATCGCGAACACGCTTCGACAAAAAGGGATTAATCGCACCGGCGACCAATGCAGAGAGAAGATCAAGAAGTTAAAGTTGGAATACAAGCAAAAGACGCTGAGATCCACGCGTTATTATGAACTTATGGAGAGAGCGCAAAGTAACCGCTCCGCCGCATCCTCTGGCACTTTTCCCGTATGGGGCGGTCCCGTCACGAGCCAGGTGATCGGGGTTCAAGATGCTGCTGTAGGGTCAGAGGTCGCGGGCAACCCGCCCAGAGCGGGTGAGATACTGGAGATCAAGACGGAGGTCTTGAGCTCGGATGATGAAGCGGCGGGTCCACCCGAGATGCTGTACGAGTTCGGACCCGTGGACGATGATGATGAGGGTAATGTTGACAACAAACACGCGGGTCCGAACGTACAGGAACAGACGGAATTGGATGGGGAGCAGGGAAACACGCATATGGTGTGTTCCCCATCAG ATTTTAGTGACCAGAATATGACTGGCTCCTCCGGTGCGGGTGTATCCCCGGCAACTGCTCCCATGGCAATCAGAGATGGAGATAGCCATGGCGACCAAGCAGGGCACAGAGCTTCCGGATCGTTCCTTCAGAGGAAGCGTCGCAGGGTGGGACGAGGCAGCGATGGGGTGTTGACGAATGCTCTGGCCGGGTATCTGAGCTGGCAGCAGACAGCAGAAGAGCGCTTCCTCGCTCTGGAGGAGGCACGGTTGCGCCAGGAGGCGCGGGCTGATGAGAGAAGGGAACAGCAGGAGGAGAGAAGAGCAAAGCAAGAGAGAGAACACGAGTTTCGTTTGATGTCCATGTTGACTAGAGTTTTGGGCTCAACGGAGACGACGGAGGATGACCAAAAGCCCACTACTAGTGTGGCGCCGGTCACCAACCCTTTAGTTTCACCCAGTTCCTTACAAACGTTGTTTCCTCAGGCGTCATTCGACAGTGCCAAAGCACCAGCCACACCCAGCATGCTTTTGGGTGATCAGACACCCCAGTGCAGTCCATACCTGTCCCGTCGTGGCAACAACATGCGAATGCAGCAGGGAATCTTGCAGGAAGGCTACGTCCAGTATCACGCCAACAGACACGACGAGAACACAAACCCAAAC GGCATCATCAACATGGGAACCAGTGAAAACAAGCTTTGCTTTGACCTCCTCCAGAAACGG CTGACACAGCCCGATATGCTTCACATTGAGCCGGCTTTCTTACAATATTCCGACTGGAAAGGCCACAGCTT CCTAAGAGAGGAAGTTGCAAAGTTCCTATCTGATTATAGCTGTTCTCCAAATCCTCTGAAAGCTGAGAAC gttgttgttttaaatggttgtgGCTCTGCCTTCTCGGCTTTGGCAGCTGTGCTTTGCGACCCAGAAG atTCCATTCTCATTGCCTCTCCGTTCTATGGCATTATAACGGAGGACGTGGGATTGTACAGCAGTGTCAAACTCCGACATGTGCCACTCGACAGTCAG TCCACAGGAAATGATGTTAGACCGTTCCAGCTAACTGTCGAGAAGCTTGAGAATTCTCTCAAGGAGGCGAATCAAGAg ggattaaatgtcaaagctcttattttactaaacccccaCAATCCACTTGGAGAACTGTATTCATCTGATGAAATGACCAGCTTTCTAAACTTTGCCAAAAC GCATCAGCTTCATGTGATTGTGGATGAGATTTACATGCTCTCAGTGTTCAGCGAGACGGACGCGTTTCACAGCGTTCTCAGTTTCAACGG GTTGCCAGATCCGCGAAGAACCCACGTTTTGTGGGGTGTCAGTAAG gATTTCGCTATGGCAGGGGTACGAGTTGGTGTGGTCTACACGGAGAACAGGGATGTGGTTCAGGCTTTGGATCAGCTGGGATGCTTCCATGGAGTCCCGGGACCCACACAGTACCAGATGGCCCAACTACTCCGAGACAGAG ACTGGCTGAATAAAGAGTTCCTCCCCGAGAACAGACGTAGACTGAGAGAGGCTCACAGCTACCTGACAGAAGAGCTAAAGCAGTTGAGAATTCCTTTCCTGAACAGAAATGCAGGATTCTTCATCTGGGCTGATCTCAGCAAG TATCTGAGGGAGAGGACATTTGAAGAGGAGCTGTCTGTATGGAGGCGTTTCATCAAGCACAAGGTTCTCCTCAGCTGTGGTCAGTCTTTCAACTGTGTGTCACCAGGATGGTTCCGGATCGTCTTCAGCGATCAACAGCATAAACTCAAGCTAG GTATCCAGAGGATCAGAAAGGCACTGGAAGAACTTCAGGGTTCCACCTTAAGTGAGGTGAAAGGATGCAAACAAGATGACATAAGTGGGTCCGTGAGGAGGGAAGACACTGAAAACATAAATCACGACACGTCAGTCGAATCCTCACGCACACAAAGCCAACAGCCATTCGACATAAGCTGCATAAAGTCAGAGCCAGTCTCATTGGCTGACGAGGAGTTTGTATTTCTTAACGGCGAATCCGCTGACGGCTCAGAGAGTCTGGGCTCGCTGATCGGTACTCTGCGCCAGCAGATCCAcggctctgattggctggagaaaaacaagcctgAACTAGCAGCTGGAGAGGACCCAGCACGATTGGATGTTTTTATAGATCTGTTAAACAGAGCAAGGAAGTAG